A single region of the Ancylobacter novellus DSM 506 genome encodes:
- the rpsL gene encoding 30S ribosomal protein S12, which produces MPTINQLIRKPREAQRARNKVPALQASPQKRGVCTRVYTTTPKKPNSALRKVAKVRLTNGYEVIGYIPGEGHNLQEHSVVMIRGGRVKDLPGVRYHILRGVLDTQGVKNRKQRRSKYGAKRPK; this is translated from the coding sequence GTGCCGACGATCAACCAGCTGATCCGCAAGCCGCGGGAAGCCCAGAGGGCGCGGAACAAGGTTCCGGCGCTGCAGGCCAGCCCGCAGAAGCGTGGTGTTTGCACCCGCGTCTATACGACGACCCCGAAGAAGCCGAACTCGGCGCTTCGTAAGGTCGCCAAGGTTCGTTTGACCAATGGCTACGAAGTCATCGGTTACATCCCCGGCGAGGGGCACAACCTGCAGGAACACTCCGTGGTGATGATCCGCGGCGGCCGCGTCAAGGATCTTCCGGGCGTGCGCTACCACATCCTGCGCGGCGTGCTCGATACGCAGGGCGTCAAGAATCGTAAGCAGCGCCGTTCGAAGTACGGCGCCAAGCGGCCGAAGTGA
- the fusA gene encoding elongation factor G, translated as MSRTHAIEDYRNFGIMAHIDAGKTTTTERILYYTGKSHKIGEVHDGAATMDWMTQEQERGITITSAATTAFWHGKRLNIIDTPGHVDFTIEVERSLRVLDGAVCVLDGNQGVEPQTETVWRQADKYNVPRIVFVNKMDKTGADFFRCVEMIIDRVDGKPVCCQLPIGSENNFKGVIDLVRMKAVVWDNEDLGATYRDEEIPAELADQALEYRGKLLEAAVELDDDVLAAYLDGVEPDEATLKSLIRKAVIGRVFNPVFCGSAFKNKGVQPLLDAVCDFLPSPIDRGAIKGIDFNTEEETDRKPSDGDPTSVLAFKIMDDPFVGTITFCRIYSGKLETGMGLLNSTRDKRERVGRMLLMHANNREDIKEAYAGDIVALAGLKEVRTGDTLCDPAKPVILEKMEFPEPVIEIAIEPKSKADQEKLGLALAKLAAEDPSFRVSTDFESGQTILKGMGELHLDIKVDILKRTYKVDANIGAPQVAYRETITRKTEVDYTHKKQTGGTGQFARVKFTVEPNEVGKGFAFESAIIGGAVPKEYIPGVNKGLESVLGSGVLAGFPVVDVKVTLTDGAYHEVDSSALAFEIASRAAFREALQKGGPVLLEPIMKVEVVTPEDYTGSVIGDLNSRRGQIQGQDMRGNANVVNAMVPLANMFGYVNTLRSFSQGRATFTMQFDHYEQVPSNVAQEVQAKYA; from the coding sequence ATGTCGCGCACGCACGCTATCGAAGACTACCGCAACTTCGGCATCATGGCCCACATCGATGCCGGCAAGACCACCACGACCGAGCGGATCCTCTATTACACCGGCAAGAGCCACAAGATCGGCGAAGTCCATGATGGCGCCGCCACCATGGACTGGATGACCCAGGAGCAGGAGCGCGGCATTACCATTACGTCGGCCGCGACGACCGCTTTCTGGCACGGCAAGCGCCTGAACATCATCGACACCCCCGGCCACGTCGACTTCACCATCGAAGTCGAGCGTTCGCTGCGCGTGCTCGACGGCGCCGTGTGCGTGCTCGACGGCAACCAGGGCGTCGAGCCGCAGACCGAGACCGTGTGGCGCCAGGCCGACAAGTACAACGTGCCGCGTATCGTGTTCGTCAACAAGATGGACAAGACCGGCGCGGACTTCTTCCGCTGCGTGGAGATGATCATCGACCGCGTGGACGGCAAGCCGGTGTGCTGCCAGCTCCCGATCGGCTCGGAGAACAACTTCAAGGGCGTGATCGACCTCGTCCGCATGAAGGCCGTTGTCTGGGACAACGAGGACCTCGGCGCGACCTATCGCGACGAAGAGATCCCGGCCGAGCTCGCCGATCAGGCGCTCGAGTATCGCGGCAAGCTGCTCGAAGCCGCCGTCGAGCTCGACGATGACGTGCTCGCGGCCTATCTCGACGGTGTCGAGCCGGACGAGGCGACCCTCAAGAGCCTGATCCGCAAGGCCGTCATCGGCCGCGTCTTCAACCCGGTGTTCTGCGGTTCTGCCTTCAAGAACAAGGGCGTACAGCCGCTTCTTGACGCGGTTTGCGACTTCCTACCCTCGCCGATCGATCGTGGCGCCATCAAGGGTATCGACTTCAACACCGAGGAAGAGACGGATCGCAAGCCGTCGGACGGCGACCCGACGTCGGTCCTGGCGTTCAAGATCATGGACGACCCCTTCGTCGGCACCATCACCTTCTGCCGCATCTACTCGGGCAAGCTCGAGACCGGCATGGGTCTGCTCAACTCGACCCGCGACAAGCGCGAGCGCGTCGGCCGCATGCTGCTGATGCATGCGAACAACCGTGAGGACATCAAGGAAGCCTATGCGGGCGACATCGTCGCTCTCGCCGGCCTCAAGGAAGTCCGCACCGGTGACACGCTGTGCGACCCCGCCAAGCCGGTGATCCTCGAGAAGATGGAGTTCCCGGAACCCGTCATCGAGATCGCCATCGAGCCGAAGTCGAAGGCCGACCAGGAGAAGCTCGGTCTCGCGCTCGCCAAGCTGGCGGCCGAGGATCCGTCCTTCCGCGTGTCGACTGATTTCGAGAGCGGCCAGACCATCCTGAAGGGCATGGGCGAACTGCACCTCGACATCAAGGTCGACATCCTGAAGCGCACCTACAAGGTCGACGCCAATATCGGCGCCCCGCAGGTCGCCTATCGCGAGACGATCACCCGCAAGACCGAGGTCGACTACACCCACAAGAAGCAGACCGGCGGTACCGGCCAGTTCGCTCGCGTGAAGTTCACCGTCGAGCCGAACGAAGTCGGCAAGGGTTTCGCCTTCGAGAGCGCCATCATCGGCGGCGCGGTGCCGAAGGAGTACATCCCCGGCGTGAACAAGGGTCTGGAAAGCGTGCTCGGTTCGGGCGTGCTGGCCGGCTTCCCCGTCGTCGACGTCAAGGTGACGCTGACCGACGGTGCCTATCACGAAGTCGACTCGTCGGCGCTCGCCTTCGAAATCGCCTCGCGTGCGGCCTTCCGCGAAGCCCTGCAGAAGGGCGGCCCGGTGCTGCTCGAGCCGATCATGAAGGTCGAGGTCGTCACCCCGGAAGACTACACCGGTTCGGTCATCGGCGATCTCAACTCCCGCCGTGGCCAGATCCAGGGCCAGGACATGCGTGGCAACGCCAACGTCGTGAACGCGATGGTGCCGCTCGCCAACATGTTCGGCTACGTCAACACGCTGCGGTCCTTCAGCCAGGGCCGCGCGACCTTCACCATGCAGTTCGACCACTACGAGCAGGTGCCGTCGAACGTCGCGCAGGAGGTTCAGGCGAAGTACGCCTGA
- the rpoC gene encoding DNA-directed RNA polymerase subunit beta', producing the protein MNQEVMNLFNPAAPAPTFDQIKISIASPEKILSWSFGEIKKPETINYRTFKPERDGLFCARIFGPIKDYECLCGKYKRMKYKGIICEKCGVEVTLSRVRRERMGHIELAAPVAHIWFLKSLPSRIGLLLDMTLKDLERILYFEYYCVIEPGLTPLKERQLLSEEDYLRAQEEYGEDSFTALIGAEAIRELLRGMDLEKIAGNLRKEIAEATTELKPKKLAKRLKIVEAFQESGNKPEWMILTHVPVIPPDLRPLVPLDGGRFATSDLNDLYRRVINRNNRLKRLIELKAPDIIIRNEKRMLQEAVDALFDNGRRGRVITGANKRPLKSLADMLKGKQGRFRQNLLGKRVDYSGRSVIVVGPELKLHQCGLPKKMALELFKPFIYSRLDAKGLSATVKQAKKLVEKERPEVWDILDEVIREHPVMLNRAPTLHRLGIQAFEPVLIEGKAIQLHPLVCAAFNADFDGDQMAVHVPLSIEAQLEARVLMMSTNNILHPANGAPIIVPSQDIVLGLYYLTMMRDNEPGEGMAFANMGEIDHALGNKVITLHTKVRGRYIGVDENGNEVSKIYETTPGRMKLGELLPRSSKITFDVVNKLMTKKEISNMIDTVYRHCGQKETVIFCDRIMSLGFHNAFRAGISFGKDDMVVPSKKWDMVEETRALTKEYEQQYNDGLITQGEKYNKVVDAWGKCSARLADEMMAEISAVKTDPKTGRAKPINSIYMMAHSGARGSREQMRQLAAMRGLMAKPSGEIIETPIISNFKEGLSVLEYFNSTHGARKGLADTALKTANSGYLTRRLVDVAQDSIITIRDCGTDNGIAMRAIVDAGQIVATLGSRVLGRTTAEDVIEGGTGNVLIPAGHMIDEADVERISKAGVQEIKIRSVLTCEAKNGVCGTCYGRDLARGTPVNIGEAVGVIAAQSIGEPGTQLTMRTFHIGGAAQLSEQSFIEASFEGTVKIRNRNVVRNSEGELIAMSRNLSVLIVDHDGSEKAAHRIQFGAKLKVDEGDAIKRGQRIAEWDPYTRPILTEVEGTVGYEDLVEGASLSETVDESTGIAKRVVTDWRTGRGSELRPSLVVKGPDGKVLKLQRGGDARYTLPVDAILSADPGSHIKAGDVLARVPMESAKTRDITGGLPRVAELFEARRPKDAAIIAEISGTIRFGKDYKNKRRLSIEPQDSTDDTVEYLIPKGKHIHLQDGDLVEKGDFIVDGNPAPHDILAIKGVEELAAYLVNEIQEVYRLQGVLINDKHIEVIVRQMLQKVEIDDAGDSDLLTNEQIDASELNELNEVLIAEGKKPAAGHPVLLGITKASLQTRSFISAASFQETTRVLTEAAVNGKSDDLAGLKENVIVGRLIPAGTGAQMSKLRVTATTRDDLIAAQNEQDNGASNAPQIEGPAAAE; encoded by the coding sequence ATGAATCAAGAGGTCATGAATCTCTTCAACCCGGCGGCGCCGGCGCCGACTTTCGATCAGATCAAGATCTCGATCGCGAGTCCGGAAAAGATCCTGTCGTGGTCCTTCGGTGAGATCAAGAAGCCGGAGACCATCAACTACCGCACGTTCAAGCCCGAGCGTGACGGTCTGTTCTGCGCGCGCATCTTCGGCCCGATCAAGGACTACGAGTGCTTGTGCGGCAAGTACAAGCGCATGAAGTACAAGGGCATCATCTGCGAGAAGTGCGGCGTCGAGGTCACGCTGTCGCGCGTGCGCCGCGAGCGCATGGGCCACATCGAGCTCGCCGCCCCCGTCGCGCACATCTGGTTCTTGAAGTCGCTGCCGAGCCGCATCGGCCTGCTGCTCGACATGACGCTCAAGGACCTCGAGCGCATCCTGTACTTCGAGTACTACTGCGTCATCGAGCCGGGCCTCACCCCGCTGAAGGAACGTCAGCTCCTCTCGGAAGAGGACTATCTGCGCGCCCAGGAAGAGTATGGCGAGGATTCGTTCACCGCGCTGATCGGCGCTGAGGCGATCCGCGAGCTGCTGCGCGGCATGGACCTCGAGAAGATCGCCGGCAACCTGCGCAAGGAGATCGCCGAGGCGACCACAGAGCTCAAGCCTAAGAAGCTCGCCAAGCGCCTGAAGATCGTCGAGGCCTTCCAGGAGTCCGGCAACAAGCCGGAGTGGATGATCCTGACGCATGTCCCGGTGATCCCGCCGGACCTGCGCCCGCTCGTCCCGCTGGATGGCGGCCGCTTCGCGACCTCCGACCTCAACGACCTGTACCGCCGCGTCATCAACCGCAACAATCGCCTGAAGCGACTGATCGAGCTGAAGGCGCCGGACATCATCATCCGCAACGAGAAGCGCATGCTTCAGGAAGCGGTCGATGCGCTGTTCGACAACGGCCGTCGCGGCCGCGTCATCACGGGCGCCAACAAGCGCCCGCTGAAGTCGCTCGCCGACATGCTGAAGGGCAAGCAGGGCCGGTTCCGCCAGAACCTGCTCGGCAAGCGCGTCGACTATTCCGGCCGTTCGGTGATCGTCGTCGGTCCCGAGCTGAAGCTGCACCAGTGCGGCCTGCCTAAGAAGATGGCGCTGGAGCTGTTCAAGCCCTTCATCTATTCGCGCCTCGACGCCAAGGGCCTGTCCGCCACCGTGAAGCAGGCGAAGAAGCTCGTCGAGAAGGAGCGTCCCGAGGTGTGGGACATCCTCGACGAGGTGATCCGCGAGCATCCGGTGATGCTGAACCGCGCCCCGACGCTGCACCGCCTGGGCATCCAGGCGTTCGAGCCGGTGCTGATCGAGGGCAAGGCGATCCAGCTTCACCCGCTGGTCTGCGCCGCCTTCAACGCCGACTTCGACGGCGACCAGATGGCGGTTCACGTGCCGCTGTCCATCGAGGCGCAGCTCGAAGCCCGTGTGCTGATGATGTCGACCAACAACATCCTGCACCCGGCGAACGGCGCGCCGATCATCGTGCCGTCGCAGGACATCGTGCTCGGCCTCTACTACCTCACCATGATGCGCGACAACGAGCCCGGCGAGGGCATGGCGTTCGCGAACATGGGCGAGATCGACCACGCCCTCGGCAACAAGGTCATCACCCTGCACACCAAGGTGCGCGGGCGGTACATCGGCGTGGACGAGAACGGCAACGAGGTCTCCAAGATCTACGAGACCACGCCGGGCCGCATGAAGCTCGGCGAGCTGCTACCGCGCAGTTCCAAGATCACCTTCGACGTCGTCAACAAGCTGATGACCAAGAAGGAAATCTCGAACATGATCGACACCGTCTACCGCCACTGCGGTCAGAAGGAGACGGTCATCTTCTGCGACCGGATCATGTCGCTCGGCTTCCACAACGCCTTCCGCGCCGGCATCTCGTTCGGCAAGGACGACATGGTGGTGCCCTCCAAGAAGTGGGACATGGTCGAGGAGACCCGTGCGCTCACCAAGGAGTACGAGCAGCAGTACAATGACGGCCTGATCACCCAGGGCGAGAAGTACAACAAGGTCGTCGACGCCTGGGGCAAGTGCTCCGCGCGCCTGGCCGACGAGATGATGGCCGAGATTTCGGCGGTGAAGACCGACCCCAAGACGGGCCGGGCTAAGCCGATCAACTCGATCTACATGATGGCGCATTCCGGCGCGCGCGGCTCGCGCGAGCAGATGCGCCAGCTGGCGGCCATGCGCGGCCTGATGGCCAAGCCTTCGGGCGAGATCATCGAGACGCCGATCATCTCGAACTTCAAGGAAGGCCTCTCGGTTCTCGAATACTTTAACTCGACCCACGGCGCTCGTAAGGGCCTCGCGGACACCGCGCTGAAGACCGCGAACTCGGGCTACCTCACCCGCCGTCTGGTCGACGTGGCGCAGGACAGCATCATCACGATCCGCGATTGCGGCACCGACAACGGCATCGCCATGCGCGCCATCGTCGACGCCGGCCAGATCGTCGCGACGCTGGGCTCGCGCGTGCTCGGCCGCACCACGGCGGAGGACGTGATCGAGGGCGGCACGGGCAACGTGCTGATCCCGGCCGGCCACATGATCGACGAGGCCGATGTCGAGCGCATCAGCAAGGCGGGCGTGCAGGAGATCAAGATCCGCTCCGTGCTCACCTGCGAGGCCAAGAACGGCGTCTGCGGCACCTGCTATGGCCGCGACCTCGCGCGCGGCACGCCGGTGAACATCGGCGAGGCGGTCGGCGTCATCGCGGCGCAGTCGATCGGGGAGCCGGGCACCCAGCTCACGATGCGCACCTTCCACATCGGTGGCGCGGCGCAGCTCTCCGAGCAGTCCTTCATCGAGGCCTCCTTCGAGGGCACGGTGAAGATCCGCAACCGCAACGTGGTGCGGAACTCGGAAGGCGAGCTGATCGCGATGAGCCGCAACCTCTCCGTCCTGATCGTCGATCATGACGGCTCGGAGAAGGCGGCGCACCGCATCCAGTTCGGCGCCAAGCTGAAGGTGGACGAGGGCGACGCGATCAAGCGCGGCCAGCGCATCGCCGAGTGGGACCCTTACACCCGCCCGATCCTCACCGAGGTCGAGGGTACGGTGGGCTACGAGGACCTGGTGGAAGGCGCCTCGCTGAGCGAGACGGTCGATGAATCGACCGGCATCGCCAAGCGCGTCGTTACCGACTGGCGCACCGGTCGCGGCTCTGAGCTGCGTCCCTCGCTGGTGGTGAAGGGGCCGGACGGCAAGGTGCTGAAGCTGCAGCGCGGCGGCGACGCCCGCTACACGCTGCCGGTCGATGCGATCCTCTCGGCCGATCCGGGTTCGCACATCAAGGCCGGCGACGTGCTTGCCCGCGTGCCGATGGAAAGCGCCAAGACCCGCGACATCACGGGCGGTCTGCCGCGCGTGGCGGAGCTGTTCGAGGCTCGTCGTCCGAAGGACGCGGCGATCATCGCCGAGATCTCCGGCACGATCCGCTTCGGCAAGGACTACAAGAACAAGCGCCGCCTCTCCATCGAGCCGCAGGACTCGACCGACGACACGGTCGAGTACCTGATCCCGAAGGGCAAGCACATCCACCTGCAGGATGGCGACCTCGTCGAGAAGGGCGACTTCATCGTCGACGGCAACCCGGCGCCGCACGACATCTTGGCGATCAAGGGCGTCGAGGAACTCGCCGCCTATCTGGTCAACGAGATCCAGGAGGTCTACCGGCTGCAGGGCGTGCTCATCAACGACAAGCACATCGAGGTGATCGTCCGCCAGATGCTGCAGAAGGTGGAGATCGACGACGCCGGCGACAGCGACCTGCTCACCAACGAGCAAATCGACGCTTCGGAGTTGAACGAGCTGAACGAGGTGCTCATCGCCGAGGGCAAGAAGCCTGCGGCCGGCCACCCGGTGCTGCTCGGCATCACCAAGGCGAGCCTGCAGACGCGCTCCTTCATCTCGGCCGCCTCCTTCCAGGAGACGACCCGCGTGCTCACCGAGGCGGCGGTCAACGGCAAGTCCGACGACCTCGCCGGCCTCAAGGAGAACGTCATCGTCGGCCGCCTCATCCCGGCGGGCACCGGCGCGCAGATGTCGAAGCTCCGCGTCACTGCTACGACGCGCGACGATCTCATCGCCGCGCAGAACGAGCAGGACAACGGCGCCAGCAACGCGCCGCAGATCGAAGGTCCCGCCGCCGCCGAGTGA
- a CDS encoding organic hydroperoxide resistance protein, translating to MKVLYKTQATATGGRTGSAATYDGALKVDLVTPKELGGPGGVGNNPEQLFAAGYSACFLGAIKFVASQQKIKVSDESTVTADVGIGPRDDGQGFGLDVALTIKLPGVERTVAEDLVQRAHIVCPYSHATKGSLDVRLTVA from the coding sequence ATGAAGGTTCTCTACAAGACGCAGGCCACGGCCACCGGCGGGCGCACCGGCTCCGCCGCCACCTATGACGGCGCGCTGAAGGTCGACCTCGTGACCCCGAAGGAGCTCGGCGGGCCGGGCGGCGTGGGCAACAATCCCGAGCAGCTCTTCGCCGCCGGCTATTCCGCCTGCTTCCTCGGCGCGATCAAGTTCGTGGCCAGCCAGCAGAAGATCAAGGTATCCGACGAGAGCACCGTCACCGCCGATGTCGGCATCGGCCCGCGCGACGACGGCCAGGGCTTCGGCCTGGACGTGGCACTGACGATCAAGCTGCCGGGCGTCGAGCGCACGGTCGCCGAGGACCTGGTGCAGCGCGCCCATATCGTCTGCCCCTATTCGCACGCGACCAAGGGCAGCCTCGACGTGCGCCTCACCGTCGCCTGA
- the rpsG gene encoding 30S ribosomal protein S7, giving the protein MSRRHRAERREVTPDPKFGSEVLSRFMNAVMYDGKKSVAEAIVYGALDMVENRAKSEPLGVFTQALDNVSPAIEVRSRRVGGATYQVPVEVRPERRQALAIRWLITAARARNEKTMVERLSAELLDASNNRGTAVKKREDTHRMAEANRAFSHYRW; this is encoded by the coding sequence ATGTCCCGTCGTCATCGTGCAGAGCGCCGTGAAGTCACGCCGGATCCGAAGTTCGGGTCCGAGGTGCTGAGCCGCTTCATGAACGCCGTCATGTATGACGGCAAGAAGTCGGTCGCCGAAGCCATCGTCTATGGCGCTCTCGACATGGTCGAGAACCGCGCCAAGAGCGAGCCGCTCGGCGTGTTCACCCAGGCGCTCGACAATGTGAGCCCGGCCATCGAGGTGCGCTCCCGCCGTGTCGGCGGTGCCACCTACCAGGTGCCGGTCGAGGTGCGTCCCGAGCGTCGTCAGGCGCTGGCGATCCGCTGGCTGATCACCGCCGCGCGTGCCCGCAACGAGAAGACCATGGTCGAGCGTCTGTCGGCCGAGCTGCTGGACGCCTCGAACAACCGCGGCACTGCCGTGAAGAAACGCGAAGACACCCATCGCATGGCGGAAGCCAACCGCGCCTTCTCTCACTACCGCTGGTGA
- a CDS encoding MarR family winged helix-turn-helix transcriptional regulator, giving the protein MSSTDILKLESQFCFALYSAAHAVMRSYRPLLEPLGLTYPQYLVMLVLWEEGDETVGGLAERMLLDSSTLTPLLKRLELLGLIGRRRNPDNERQLIVSLTDSGRTLREKAEAIPDAILCASGRDLPGLLQLRDELTGIRRSFAATRAEKGGATAPGNIEVP; this is encoded by the coding sequence ATGAGCAGCACCGACATACTCAAGCTCGAAAGCCAGTTCTGCTTCGCGCTCTATTCCGCGGCGCATGCGGTGATGCGCAGCTATCGCCCGCTGCTGGAGCCGCTCGGCCTCACCTATCCGCAGTACCTCGTCATGCTGGTGCTGTGGGAGGAGGGCGACGAGACGGTCGGGGGGCTCGCCGAGCGCATGCTGCTGGATTCGAGCACGCTCACCCCGCTGCTCAAGCGGCTGGAGTTGCTGGGGCTAATCGGACGCCGGCGCAATCCCGATAATGAGCGCCAGCTCATCGTCAGCCTGACCGATTCCGGCCGGACGTTGCGGGAGAAGGCGGAGGCGATTCCCGACGCGATTCTCTGCGCCTCCGGCCGGGACCTGCCCGGTCTCCTGCAATTGCGTGACGAGCTGACGGGGATTCGCCGGTCCTTCGCCGCCACGCGGGCGGAGAAGGGCGGCGCTACGGCGCCGGGGAATATAGAGGTGCCCTGA
- a CDS encoding trypsin-like peptidase domain-containing protein — protein sequence MRMCKQGFHAAAMLAALAVSGMWASSARSEPPKVSSYRAVLAPVLPAVVRVLVDIGEPAPPLAVVERQGTRSSRPGPRAYDGSGSGVIFDAAKGLLLTNNHVIEGVSSVAVELPDGRLFRGRIRGVDPATDLALIEIPPDRLPAATLDTEDGLEVGDLVLSAGYPFGLEQTISMGIVSGLGRSSGQAYEELIQTDARINPGSSGGALIDARGHVVGITNASYLDDLNDETGINYAIPSGLALRIARQLADAGEVSRPAVGAEVRSLTPSIARALELGPPAGILVTAVRIGLAADRAGLKTGDIIVEIDGRPARRASQFRNAVSISDTKREVKLTVMRDRGRREMKVALDGKPKNRLNRFGAVFAPRPEAGAKGVVVVDLEPSIAGFYSDEKQTAASGLAVGDILVGINTRPIDDLAALASSGPGDEDVVLAVRRGEARILLPLEEER from the coding sequence ATGCGCATGTGTAAGCAGGGTTTTCATGCGGCGGCCATGCTTGCCGCGCTGGCGGTCAGTGGGATGTGGGCGTCGTCCGCCCGGTCGGAGCCGCCGAAAGTGTCCAGCTATCGCGCCGTGCTGGCGCCGGTGCTGCCCGCCGTGGTCCGGGTGCTGGTTGATATCGGTGAGCCGGCGCCGCCCCTCGCCGTCGTCGAGCGCCAGGGCACGCGATCGTCCAGGCCGGGGCCACGCGCGTATGACGGTTCCGGTTCGGGGGTGATTTTCGATGCGGCGAAAGGGCTGCTGCTGACCAACAACCATGTCATCGAGGGCGTGTCGTCGGTTGCCGTCGAGCTTCCCGATGGCCGGCTGTTTCGCGGCCGCATCCGGGGCGTCGATCCGGCGACCGACCTCGCGCTGATCGAGATACCGCCGGATCGTCTCCCCGCCGCGACGCTGGACACCGAGGACGGGCTGGAGGTCGGCGATCTGGTCCTCAGTGCCGGCTACCCGTTCGGTCTCGAACAGACCATCAGCATGGGCATCGTCAGCGGCCTCGGCCGCAGCAGCGGGCAGGCCTATGAGGAACTGATCCAGACCGATGCTCGCATCAATCCGGGTTCATCCGGCGGCGCGTTGATCGACGCCCGGGGTCACGTGGTCGGCATCACCAATGCGTCCTATCTCGACGATCTGAACGACGAGACCGGAATCAACTACGCGATCCCCTCCGGCCTCGCGCTGCGCATCGCGCGCCAGCTTGCGGACGCCGGCGAGGTCTCGCGCCCGGCGGTCGGCGCCGAGGTGCGCTCGCTAACGCCGTCCATCGCGCGTGCGCTCGAACTCGGTCCGCCGGCGGGCATCCTCGTGACTGCGGTGCGCATTGGGCTTGCCGCCGACAGGGCGGGGCTGAAGACCGGCGACATCATCGTCGAGATCGACGGCCGGCCGGCGCGTCGCGCCAGCCAGTTCCGCAACGCAGTCAGCATCTCCGACACCAAGCGGGAGGTGAAGCTGACGGTGATGCGCGACCGCGGCCGCCGCGAGATGAAAGTCGCGCTCGACGGCAAGCCTAAGAACCGGCTGAACCGCTTCGGCGCCGTCTTCGCTCCGAGGCCGGAGGCCGGCGCCAAGGGTGTGGTGGTGGTCGATCTGGAGCCCAGCATTGCCGGTTTCTACAGCGACGAGAAGCAGACGGCCGCCAGTGGGCTGGCGGTCGGCGACATATTGGTTGGCATCAACACGCGCCCCATCGACGACCTTGCGGCTTTGGCATCGAGCGGGCCCGGCGATGAGGATGTGGTCCTGGCCGTGCGGCGGGGCGAGGCGCGCATCCTGCTGCCGCTCGAAGAGGAACGCTGA